The following are encoded in a window of Streptomyces sp. Go-475 genomic DNA:
- a CDS encoding DUF6480 family protein: protein MSHINPDPEPERTTGLEPGGGVPPGETPPAESSMPEAGPQETHNPPKGWAKGPMALIIVLAVLVAAFFLAYALVLIL from the coding sequence ATGAGTCACATCAATCCCGATCCCGAACCAGAGCGCACCACCGGCCTGGAGCCGGGCGGCGGCGTACCGCCGGGCGAGACCCCGCCCGCGGAGAGCAGCATGCCCGAGGCGGGGCCCCAGGAGACGCACAACCCGCCCAAGGGCTGGGCCAAGGGGCCGATGGCACTGATCATCGTGCTCGCGGTGCTGGTCGCGGCGTTCTTCCTGGCCTACGCCCTCGTCCTGATCCTCTGA
- a CDS encoding AMP-dependent synthetase/ligase → MRDVALAPPAVAPLTGGLADSVFEAADREPTRPVLARRTDPASAVWEEVTAIELRDEVVDVAKGLIASGIAPGHRVAIMARTRYEWTVFCYALWAVGAEVVPVYPTSSRDQVEWILRDSRCVAVVVEDEQGVMTVGSVCASLPLLRHVWQLDAGASAELTERGEAVPLATVDSMRRIVLPDSTAVIAYTSGTSGHARGCALSHRNLAGPCDTVLAGWGHTAAARGEQGSVLAFLPFSHVYGLMIQNVCVRGGLLMGHQADLSAEALSSALRSFRPTYLYAVPSVLEKIYKNFLRTAQQGGHGGLFERAAETARDFAAALERQRLGRGRGPAFDLRLQHALYERTVYRRLRSALGGRVRRATSGGSSLSRDLSLFYEGIGIYVHDGYGLTETAGGVTMQPLGREKSGTVGQALPGTEIRVADDGEILVRGPSVFQGYVGDEAATRAALRGGWLATGDLGQLDSEGYLTITGRKKDIIITSSGKSVAPLALEQRLRMHPLIHQAVVVGDDRPCVGALITLDPEFLAHWRAALALQGEMREAREENALREEVARAVAAANSAVSRSESIRVFRVLPEPFDVSNGLLTPSMKLRRDEIVRHYASEIDAMYQSRRRPGRRSAVDEPSYWDDSDSVFR, encoded by the coding sequence ATGCGTGATGTCGCCCTCGCTCCACCGGCCGTCGCCCCGCTGACCGGCGGGCTCGCCGACAGCGTCTTCGAGGCGGCGGACCGCGAACCCACCCGGCCGGTGCTCGCCCGCCGTACCGACCCCGCCTCCGCCGTCTGGGAGGAGGTGACGGCCATCGAGCTGCGCGACGAGGTGGTGGACGTGGCCAAGGGCCTGATCGCCTCCGGGATCGCGCCGGGCCACCGCGTGGCGATCATGGCGCGCACCCGGTACGAGTGGACGGTCTTCTGCTACGCGCTGTGGGCGGTGGGCGCCGAGGTCGTCCCGGTGTACCCGACGTCGTCGCGCGACCAGGTGGAGTGGATCCTGCGGGACTCCCGCTGCGTGGCCGTCGTGGTCGAGGACGAGCAGGGCGTGATGACCGTCGGCTCGGTGTGCGCGTCGCTGCCGCTGCTGCGCCACGTCTGGCAGCTGGACGCGGGCGCGTCGGCGGAGCTGACGGAGCGCGGGGAGGCCGTCCCGCTGGCCACGGTCGACTCGATGCGCCGCATCGTCCTGCCGGACTCCACGGCCGTCATCGCCTACACCTCCGGCACGAGCGGCCACGCGCGGGGCTGCGCGCTGAGCCACCGCAATCTGGCCGGCCCGTGCGACACGGTGCTGGCGGGCTGGGGGCACACGGCGGCCGCGCGCGGGGAGCAGGGCTCGGTCCTCGCGTTCCTGCCCTTCTCCCACGTGTACGGGCTGATGATCCAGAACGTGTGCGTGCGGGGCGGTCTGCTGATGGGACACCAGGCCGACCTGAGCGCCGAGGCGCTGTCGTCGGCGCTGCGTTCCTTCCGGCCCACGTACCTCTACGCGGTCCCCTCGGTCCTGGAGAAGATCTACAAGAACTTCCTGCGCACGGCCCAGCAGGGCGGTCACGGCGGGCTCTTCGAGCGGGCCGCCGAGACGGCGCGGGACTTCGCCGCGGCCCTGGAGCGCCAGCGGCTGGGCCGGGGCCGCGGGCCCGCCTTCGACCTGCGGTTGCAGCACGCCCTGTACGAGCGCACGGTGTACCGCCGGCTGCGGTCCGCGCTGGGCGGCCGGGTACGGCGGGCGACCTCCGGCGGCTCGTCCCTCAGCCGCGACCTGTCCCTCTTCTACGAGGGCATCGGCATCTACGTGCACGACGGGTACGGCCTGACGGAGACCGCCGGCGGGGTGACGATGCAGCCGCTGGGCCGGGAGAAGTCCGGGACGGTCGGGCAGGCGCTGCCGGGCACGGAGATCCGGGTGGCCGACGACGGGGAGATCCTGGTGCGCGGCCCGTCGGTGTTCCAGGGGTACGTGGGCGACGAGGCCGCCACCCGGGCCGCGCTGCGCGGGGGCTGGCTGGCGACCGGGGACCTCGGGCAGCTGGACTCGGAGGGCTATCTGACGATCACCGGCCGCAAGAAGGACATCATCATCACCAGCAGCGGCAAGAGCGTCGCTCCGCTCGCCCTGGAGCAGCGGCTGCGGATGCACCCGCTCATCCACCAGGCGGTGGTGGTGGGCGACGACCGGCCGTGTGTGGGTGCCCTGATCACGCTGGATCCGGAGTTCCTGGCGCACTGGCGGGCGGCGCTGGCGCTGCAGGGCGAGATGCGGGAGGCGCGGGAGGAGAACGCGCTGCGGGAGGAGGTCGCGCGGGCCGTGGCCGCGGCCAACAGCGCGGTGTCCCGGTCGGAGTCGATCCGGGTGTTCCGGGTGCTGCCGGAGCCGTTCGACGTGAGCAACGGGCTGCTGACCCCGTCGATGAAGCTGCGCCGGGACGAGATCGTGCGGCACTACGCCTCCGAGATCGACGCGATGTACCAGTCCCGCAGGCGTCCTGGGCGGCGCAGCGCCGTGGACGAACCGTCGTACTGGGACGATTCGGACAGCGTGTTCCGCTGA
- a CDS encoding ATP-binding protein — translation MSTEPRGDDALTSEEIPSRTNSFVGEPHDVTGARLAAEEFLRDLARSSPPSAPEYWDDILLVVTELAANAVQYAPGPFALRMRRTFDGVHVVLHDTSTTEPAPRPFDPRSGGGGIGWHLIHTLCDQVSVVTDDRGKDVHVFLPW, via the coding sequence ATGTCAACCGAGCCGCGTGGGGATGACGCACTGACCTCCGAGGAGATCCCGAGCCGCACGAACAGCTTCGTGGGCGAGCCGCACGACGTGACGGGTGCGCGGCTGGCCGCGGAGGAGTTCCTGCGTGATCTGGCACGCTCCTCGCCGCCCTCTGCCCCCGAGTACTGGGACGACATCCTGTTGGTGGTGACGGAACTGGCCGCCAACGCGGTCCAGTACGCCCCGGGGCCGTTCGCGCTGCGGATGCGCCGGACCTTCGACGGGGTGCACGTGGTCCTGCACGACACCAGCACCACCGAGCCCGCCCCGCGCCCCTTCGATCCGCGCAGCGGTGGCGGCGGCATCGGCTGGCACCTGATCCACACCCTGTGCGACCAGGTCAGCGTGGTGACCGACGACCGGGGCAAGGACGTGCACGTGTTCCTGCCCTGGTGA
- a CDS encoding PRC-barrel domain containing protein, whose translation MVIDRIWSYAPASGHTEGQDLTGFSVTATDGTIGHVDREAAPHGMRHLVVDTGVWVFGRSVLVPAGVVTGIDTQARKITLACSRGDAKAAPRFQTDSETRDREYLTAVGDYYHRLPPRAATSV comes from the coding sequence GTGGTCATCGACAGAATCTGGTCGTACGCGCCGGCAAGCGGTCACACCGAGGGACAGGACCTGACCGGGTTCAGTGTCACCGCGACCGACGGCACGATCGGGCACGTGGACCGCGAGGCCGCCCCGCACGGCATGCGGCATCTGGTCGTCGACACCGGCGTCTGGGTGTTCGGCCGCAGCGTCCTGGTGCCGGCCGGGGTCGTCACCGGCATAGACACGCAGGCCCGGAAGATCACCCTGGCCTGCAGCAGGGGAGACGCCAAGGCGGCGCCCCGTTTCCAGACCGACAGCGAGACGAGGGACCGGGAGTACCTGACGGCCGTGGGCGACTACTACCACCGCCTGCCGCCGCGCGCGGCGACCTCGGTCTGA
- a CDS encoding STAS domain-containing protein, giving the protein MPLAQNPLSVEVELPREDVALITVDGYLDVDTATEFQAHLANQLHHGRRHFLLEMSSVPFMDSSGMNIILRVYQETRGNAGSVHVINPTPAVRRILDLTGVSITVPISESVDEALARVDEGPQTPEEAEGQGA; this is encoded by the coding sequence GTGCCCCTCGCCCAGAACCCGCTGTCCGTGGAAGTCGAACTGCCCCGGGAGGACGTGGCCCTGATCACGGTCGACGGCTACCTGGACGTCGACACCGCGACCGAGTTCCAGGCCCATCTGGCCAACCAACTCCACCACGGCCGACGGCACTTCCTGCTCGAAATGTCGTCCGTCCCGTTCATGGACTCGTCGGGGATGAACATCATCCTGCGGGTGTACCAGGAGACCCGCGGGAACGCCGGCAGCGTGCACGTCATCAATCCGACCCCGGCCGTGCGGCGCATCCTGGACCTGACCGGCGTCAGCATCACGGTGCCGATATCGGAGAGCGTGGACGAGGCTCTGGCCCGTGTCGACGAAGGGCCGCAGACTCCCGAGGAGGCGGAGGGACAGGGCGCCTGA
- a CDS encoding STAS domain-containing protein — MPEHEADGQLATPTHEVRDFLHRRREQIAQRWADEPLFRTVFTVSRDEAVEAGKVVVDALAQVADSDQVEDPDAAGFSGVREQLSRMGAARSRAGLSNTQVSTELAALRPPVENLLAADLEQAPPEHLRACSTALTVLMGTLRLVAMQSALSEWQALSDRQRMQLMEVATPVIRLWDGIVAVPLIGTLDSARSQIVMETLLNAVVDQHARFAILDITGVPTVDSLVAQHLMKTVAAARLMGAQCIVSGIRPAIAQTIVHLGLDLDVITRASLADALGYALHQLGADIVNPGAGQR; from the coding sequence GTGCCGGAGCACGAAGCGGACGGACAGCTCGCCACGCCCACGCACGAGGTCAGGGACTTCCTGCACCGACGGCGGGAGCAGATCGCCCAGCGGTGGGCGGACGAGCCCTTGTTCCGCACCGTGTTCACCGTCTCGCGCGACGAGGCGGTGGAGGCGGGCAAGGTCGTCGTGGACGCGCTGGCCCAGGTGGCGGACTCCGACCAGGTGGAGGACCCGGACGCCGCCGGCTTCAGCGGGGTGCGCGAGCAGCTGTCCCGGATGGGCGCGGCACGCTCCCGGGCCGGGCTGTCCAACACCCAGGTCTCGACCGAGCTGGCCGCCCTGCGGCCGCCCGTCGAGAACCTGCTGGCCGCGGATCTGGAACAGGCGCCGCCCGAGCACCTGCGGGCGTGTTCGACCGCGCTGACGGTGCTGATGGGCACCCTGCGGCTGGTGGCGATGCAGTCGGCGCTGAGCGAGTGGCAGGCGCTCAGCGACCGGCAGCGGATGCAGCTGATGGAGGTGGCCACGCCCGTCATCCGGCTGTGGGACGGCATCGTGGCCGTGCCGCTGATCGGGACGCTCGACAGCGCCCGCAGCCAGATCGTGATGGAGACGCTGCTGAACGCCGTCGTCGACCAGCACGCGCGGTTCGCGATCCTCGACATCACCGGTGTGCCCACCGTCGACTCGCTGGTGGCGCAGCACCTGATGAAGACGGTCGCCGCGGCGCGCCTGATGGGCGCCCAGTGCATCGTCTCGGGCATCCGCCCCGCCATCGCGCAGACCATCGTCCATCTCGGTCTGGACCTGGACGTGATCACCCGGGCGAGTCTCGCCGACGCGCTGGGTTACGCACTGCACCAGCTCGGCGCGGACATCGTGAACCCGGGTGCGGGTCAGCGGTGA
- a CDS encoding STAS domain-containing protein: MSEAYPRPVTGHVPVLRLGDVLLVTLQGDLHDSTAQQLQQDLTETISRTGVRGVLIDISGVEIVDSFLGRVLAEIAAQARLLAARTVVAGMRPAVAITLVELGLRLPGLSTALSTEAGMELLAQQAPPTRPGGPRQESP, translated from the coding sequence GTGAGCGAGGCGTACCCCCGACCCGTCACAGGCCATGTGCCGGTGCTGCGGCTCGGCGACGTCCTGCTGGTCACGCTCCAGGGAGACCTGCACGACAGCACGGCGCAGCAGCTCCAGCAGGACCTCACGGAGACGATCTCCCGTACCGGGGTGCGCGGTGTCCTCATCGACATCTCCGGCGTGGAGATCGTCGACTCCTTCCTCGGCCGGGTGCTGGCCGAGATCGCGGCACAGGCCAGGCTGCTGGCCGCGCGCACCGTGGTGGCCGGCATGCGCCCGGCCGTCGCCATCACCCTGGTGGAACTGGGTCTGAGGCTGCCAGGGCTGAGCACCGCGCTCAGCACCGAGGCGGGCATGGAGCTCCTCGCGCAGCAGGCCCCGCCGACCCGTCCCGGCGGCCCGCGTCAGGAGAGTCCGTGA
- a CDS encoding anti-sigma regulatory factor, producing the protein MHTAAGVEACLPIRSDMDLVWVRQHVRQAAARLGFGLVEQTKLVTAASELARNTLVHGGGGQMEATHVSSGTAQGLRLAFSDEGPGIADLDQALSDGYTSGGGLGMGLSGARRLVHDFDIESTPGAGTTVRVTCWAGRPPRPREEV; encoded by the coding sequence ATGCACACTGCCGCGGGCGTCGAGGCCTGCCTGCCCATCCGGTCGGACATGGACCTGGTGTGGGTGCGACAGCATGTGCGGCAGGCCGCTGCCCGGCTCGGCTTCGGCCTGGTGGAGCAGACCAAGCTCGTCACCGCGGCCAGTGAGCTGGCCCGCAACACCCTCGTGCACGGCGGGGGCGGACAGATGGAGGCGACGCACGTCAGCAGCGGGACCGCCCAGGGGCTGCGGCTGGCCTTCTCGGACGAGGGGCCGGGCATCGCCGACCTGGACCAGGCGCTCAGCGACGGCTACACCTCCGGCGGCGGGCTGGGGATGGGGCTGAGCGGGGCACGCCGGCTGGTGCACGACTTCGACATCGAGAGCACGCCCGGCGCGGGCACGACCGTCCGGGTGACCTGCTGGGCGGGCCGGCCGCCGCGTCCGCGCGAGGAGGTCTGA
- a CDS encoding anti-sigma regulatory factor, translated as MPRVWDVPVRDATRVRDARVAAEGAAALAGLDERRTAAAALVATELATNLLKHAEGGQVLIDVVDPAEPVDGRTRARVVQIAAIDHGPGIPDVPAAVRDGFSTTRSLGAGLGTCLRLADDFALHSTPGRGTVAVARVGSTPRGGASSAASAGSSVTVWAAGLSRGPGPGTPGGSPRGTGAWPEGPGPSAGRAPWPGAPEGPGAGGASWPGGPDGPGRRRAVAGRARQPRPGAAARRGRAGRQPRPGAAARRGQAGPTAQAQVPAARRGRVSGRAAMCGRTRRWWPWRAAVWQGTRPGPVPPGTPACRSAGPPVAARRRTSRAARRRWTPRCRAQARPRASRTAIRQWTPRCRTQARPRASRTAIRHGIGRCPASAHRDVRTGPVRRPSPPRPSATCGPGA; from the coding sequence ATGCCGCGCGTGTGGGACGTCCCGGTGCGCGACGCGACCCGGGTGCGCGACGCGCGGGTCGCCGCCGAGGGCGCGGCCGCGCTGGCCGGGCTGGACGAGCGGCGCACCGCCGCCGCCGCGCTGGTCGCGACCGAGCTGGCGACGAACCTGCTCAAGCACGCCGAGGGCGGGCAGGTGCTCATCGACGTCGTGGACCCGGCCGAGCCGGTGGACGGCCGGACGCGGGCCCGGGTCGTGCAGATCGCCGCGATCGACCACGGGCCGGGCATTCCCGACGTTCCCGCGGCCGTGCGCGACGGCTTCTCCACGACCCGCTCGCTCGGGGCCGGGCTCGGCACGTGCCTGCGTCTCGCCGACGACTTCGCCCTGCACAGCACCCCGGGTCGCGGCACGGTCGCGGTGGCCCGCGTGGGGTCGACGCCCCGGGGCGGAGCAAGCTCCGCGGCCTCCGCGGGGTCGTCGGTGACGGTGTGGGCGGCCGGGCTGTCGCGGGGCCCGGGGCCGGGCACGCCGGGCGGATCCCCGCGGGGCACCGGTGCCTGGCCCGAGGGCCCAGGCCCGAGTGCCGGTCGCGCGCCGTGGCCGGGTGCGCCCGAGGGCCCGGGTGCCGGCGGGGCGTCGTGGCCGGGCGGGCCCGACGGCCCAGGCCGGCGGCGCGCCGTGGCCGGGCGGGCCCGACAGCCCAGGCCAGGTGCGGCGGCGCGCCGTGGCCGGGCGGGCCGACAGCCCAGGCCAGGTGCGGCGGCGCGCCGTGGCCAGGCGGGCCCAACGGCCCAGGCCCAGGTGCCGGCGGCGCGCCGTGGCCGGGTGTCGGGCCGAGCGGCGATGTGCGGGCGGACGCGCCGGTGGTGGCCGTGGCGTGCGGCGGTCTGGCAGGGCACGCGGCCGGGTCCGGTGCCGCCGGGGACGCCGGCCTGCCGGTCGGCGGGTCCGCCGGTGGCGGCGCGGCGGCGGACGAGCCGGGCCGCCAGACGCCGGTGGACCCCCCGCTGCCGGGCGCAGGCGCGCCCGAGGGCCAGCCGGACCGCCATACGCCAGTGGACCCCCCGCTGCCGGACGCAGGCGCGCCCGAGGGCCAGCCGGACCGCCATACGCCATGGGATCGGCCGCTGCCCGGCGTCGGCGCACCGGGACGTGCGGACCGGGCCGGTGCGGCGGCCGAGCCCTCCGCGCCCGTCGGCGACGTGCGGGCCGGGGGCGTGA
- a CDS encoding SpoIIE family protein phosphatase has translation MMRTWQITTVTDAARARIALARLAAAYGVPTLERTRLATALSAHLRQCLTKGGTWVLTLNLAGSPAEEGLLHAVVTPSPEACAAGEPPWEVTVPCPEAAQAAEGGAVADDPAALAEALLGADEDTAVVLDKLTEQEDLVAFHREELHQTNQGVLALHAELDAAGRAQREAFAAERSARNEAESARRRLTFLADASAVLTASLNHEEIVRRLPDLLVPEYASSVDVWLFDQEDDKHRSAPHPAAAVVAARTGRPQYAADHPGNLPGVDDQPPSALDPARPLLCVPLPTRRAPLGVLTLSPPGARWDPDDAVMLIELTRRASIAIDNARRFEHNRDIAETLQRALLTELPATPGLSLAARYLPATHGLNIGGDWYDAFPQRDGGLITVVGDVTGHGLHAAVMMSQLRTALRAYAVDGDSPGRLLTRLHRFLHHLQPDLYATAVIARFHPDEPTLTWAAAGHPPPVLRQADGSVRVLDAKPGAMLGIPLTQEIDDHTVPVAPGSTLALYTDGLVERRAQGIDPGIGRLATALGGFRSGELDADLEGSADRILHPLLSDSERDDDVCLLLCHLRGDAAS, from the coding sequence ATGATGCGCACTTGGCAGATCACCACCGTCACCGACGCGGCACGCGCCCGTATCGCCCTCGCGCGCCTGGCCGCGGCCTACGGTGTGCCCACCCTGGAACGGACCAGGCTGGCCACCGCCCTCAGCGCCCATCTGCGGCAGTGCCTCACCAAGGGCGGCACCTGGGTGCTCACCCTGAACCTCGCGGGGTCTCCCGCCGAGGAGGGCCTGCTGCACGCCGTGGTGACCCCCTCGCCGGAGGCGTGCGCCGCCGGGGAACCGCCGTGGGAGGTCACGGTCCCGTGCCCGGAGGCGGCCCAGGCCGCGGAGGGCGGCGCCGTCGCCGACGACCCGGCCGCCCTCGCGGAGGCGCTGCTCGGCGCCGACGAGGACACGGCCGTGGTGCTGGACAAGCTCACCGAGCAGGAGGACCTGGTCGCCTTCCACCGCGAGGAGCTGCACCAGACCAACCAGGGCGTCCTGGCGCTGCACGCCGAGCTGGACGCGGCGGGCCGGGCCCAGCGCGAGGCCTTCGCCGCCGAGCGCAGCGCCCGCAACGAGGCGGAGAGCGCCCGCCGCAGGCTGACGTTCCTCGCGGACGCGAGCGCCGTGCTGACGGCCTCCCTCAACCACGAGGAGATCGTGCGCCGGCTGCCGGACCTGCTGGTGCCGGAGTACGCGAGCAGCGTCGACGTCTGGCTGTTCGACCAGGAGGACGACAAGCACCGCTCGGCGCCGCATCCGGCCGCCGCCGTGGTCGCGGCCCGTACGGGGCGGCCCCAGTACGCCGCCGACCATCCCGGCAACCTGCCCGGGGTCGACGACCAGCCGCCGTCCGCGCTGGATCCCGCGCGGCCGCTGCTGTGCGTGCCGCTGCCGACGCGGCGGGCGCCGCTGGGCGTGCTGACGCTGTCGCCGCCCGGTGCGCGCTGGGACCCGGACGACGCGGTGATGCTGATCGAGCTGACCCGCCGGGCCAGCATCGCGATCGACAACGCCCGGCGCTTCGAGCACAACCGGGACATCGCCGAGACGCTGCAGCGCGCCCTGCTCACGGAGCTGCCGGCCACGCCGGGCCTCAGTCTGGCCGCGCGGTACCTGCCCGCCACGCACGGGCTGAACATCGGCGGCGACTGGTACGACGCGTTCCCGCAGCGGGACGGCGGGCTCATCACCGTCGTCGGCGACGTGACCGGGCACGGTCTGCACGCGGCCGTCATGATGAGCCAGTTGCGCACCGCGCTGCGGGCGTACGCCGTCGACGGCGACAGCCCCGGCCGGCTGCTGACCCGGCTGCACCGGTTCCTGCACCATCTGCAGCCGGATCTGTACGCCACCGCCGTCATCGCCCGGTTCCACCCGGACGAGCCCACTCTGACCTGGGCCGCCGCGGGTCATCCGCCGCCGGTGCTGCGCCAGGCCGACGGCAGCGTACGCGTGCTGGACGCCAAGCCCGGCGCCATGCTCGGCATCCCGCTCACCCAGGAGATCGACGACCACACGGTGCCCGTGGCGCCCGGCTCGACGCTCGCCCTCTACACGGACGGCCTGGTGGAGCGGCGTGCGCAGGGCATAGACCCGGGCATCGGGCGGCTGGCCACGGCGCTCGGCGGGTTCCGTTCCGGGGAGCTGGACGCGGATCTGGAGGGCTCGGCGGACCGGATCCTCCATCCGCTGCTGAGCGACTCCGAGCGCGACGACGACGTGTGCCTGCTGCTGTGTCACCTGCGGGGGGACGCCGCGTCCTGA
- a CDS encoding NAD(P)/FAD-dependent oxidoreductase encodes MNTVTRPRILVVGAGFAGVECVRRLERKLSPDEADVTLVTPFAYQLYLPLLPQVASGVLTPQSIAVSLRRSKKYRTRIIPGGAIGVDLKAKVCVIRTITDRIVNEPYDYIVLAPGSITRTFDIPGLTEHAFGMKTLAEAAYIRDHVISQLDLADASQDPEERASRLQFVVVGGGYAGTETAACLQRLTHAAVKRYPRLDPGLIKWHLIDIAPKLMPELGDKLGSSAQEILRRRGIEISLGTSIAKAGPEEVTFTDGRVIPTRTLIWTAGVVASPLIATLGAETVKGRLAVAPEMNLPGDDGVFALGDSAAVPDLAKGDDSAMCPPTAQHALRQGRHVADNVIATLRGQAMKPYVHKDLGLVVDLGGTDAVSKPLGIELRGLPAQAVARGYHWSALRTNVAKTRVMTNWLLNAVAGDDFVRTGFQARKAARLKDFEYTDAYLTPEQVREQVEGTGRPE; translated from the coding sequence ATGAACACCGTGACACGACCCAGGATCCTGGTGGTTGGCGCAGGCTTCGCCGGCGTGGAGTGCGTCCGCCGTCTGGAACGGAAACTCTCCCCGGACGAGGCCGACGTCACGCTGGTGACGCCGTTCGCCTACCAGCTGTACCTGCCGCTGCTCCCCCAGGTCGCCTCCGGGGTGCTGACGCCGCAGTCCATCGCCGTCTCCCTGCGCCGCAGCAAGAAGTACCGCACGCGGATCATTCCGGGCGGCGCCATCGGCGTCGATCTGAAGGCGAAGGTGTGCGTCATCCGCACCATCACCGACCGGATCGTCAACGAGCCGTACGACTACATCGTGCTGGCCCCCGGCAGCATCACCCGGACCTTCGACATCCCGGGGCTGACGGAGCACGCCTTCGGGATGAAGACGCTCGCCGAGGCGGCGTACATCCGTGACCACGTCATCTCCCAGCTGGACCTGGCCGACGCGAGCCAGGACCCCGAGGAGCGGGCCTCGCGGCTGCAGTTCGTGGTGGTCGGCGGCGGCTACGCGGGCACCGAGACCGCGGCGTGCCTGCAGCGCCTGACGCACGCCGCCGTCAAGCGCTACCCGCGGCTGGACCCCGGGCTGATCAAGTGGCATCTGATCGACATCGCGCCGAAGCTGATGCCGGAGCTGGGCGACAAGCTCGGCAGCAGCGCGCAGGAGATCCTGCGCCGGCGGGGCATCGAGATCTCCCTGGGCACCTCCATCGCCAAGGCGGGCCCGGAGGAGGTCACCTTCACCGACGGGCGGGTGATCCCGACCCGCACGCTCATCTGGACCGCCGGGGTCGTCGCCAGTCCCCTCATCGCCACGCTCGGCGCGGAGACGGTGAAGGGGCGGCTGGCGGTCGCCCCCGAGATGAACCTGCCCGGTGACGACGGGGTGTTCGCGCTGGGCGACTCGGCCGCCGTGCCCGACCTGGCCAAGGGCGACGACAGCGCCATGTGCCCGCCCACCGCGCAGCACGCCCTGCGGCAGGGCCGGCACGTCGCCGACAACGTCATCGCGACGCTGCGGGGCCAGGCGATGAAGCCGTACGTCCACAAGGACCTCGGGCTCGTCGTCGACCTGGGCGGCACCGACGCCGTGTCCAAGCCGCTGGGCATCGAACTGCGCGGCCTGCCCGCCCAGGCCGTGGCCCGCGGCTACCACTGGTCGGCGCTGCGCACCAATGTGGCCAAGACGCGGGTGATGACGAACTGGCTGCTCAACGCGGTCGCCGGCGACGACTTCGTCCGCACGGGGTTCCAGGCCCGCAAGGCGGCCCGGCTGAAGGACTTCGAGTACACCGACGCCTATCTGACGCCGGAGCAGGTTCGGGAGCAGGTCGAGGGGACCGGCCGGCCGGAGTAG